In one Cervus canadensis isolate Bull #8, Minnesota chromosome 22, ASM1932006v1, whole genome shotgun sequence genomic region, the following are encoded:
- the RTP3 gene encoding receptor-transporting protein 3, whose translation MDLDMKVWKRVFQELIQEVKPRHTWQLTLDKSLLPNILKPGWAQYQQWTFAWFQCSLCSRNWASAQVQVLFHMHWSKGESMGQVKMRVFAQRCQKCSQPSFEVPQFTEENISRILNNLVLQILKKCYREGIKFVKSPMIKDVALQGPHNSDNCEACLQGFCVQNDVGPAVQSPTALSFPTISSPTLGITAEMPSPMSGSTRGEAVKKKKVLPRSWFPEPTPAGSLPTAWSPRTNTSFQKEKRDHDSSCDQSFYSHPAQHPRSTGMRCCCFILILIVIIIIIITVIVVKVTI comes from the exons ATGGATCTGGACATGAAGGTGTGGAAGCGAGTGTTCCAGGAATTAATTCAGGAGGTGAAGCCGAGGCACACATGGCAACTCACACTGGACAAAAGCCTTCTTCCTAACATCCTGAAGCCAGGGTGGGCACAATACCAGCAGTGGACCTTCGCCTG GTTCCAGTGCTCCTTGTGCTCTCGAAATTGGGCCTCCGCCCAAGTTCAGGTCCTTTTCCACATGCACTGGAGTAAGGGTGAATCCATGGGGCAGGTGAAGATGAGAGTCTTTGCCCAGAGATGTCAGAAGTGCTCCCAGCCTTCGTTTGAGGTTCCCCAGTTCACAGAAGAGAATATCTCAAGGATCCTGAACAACCTGGTGTTGCAAATTCTGAAGAAATGCTATAGAGAAGGAATTAAGTTTGTGAAGAGTCCTATGATCAAGGACGTTGCTCTCCAAGGGCCACATAACAGTGACAACTGCGAGGCATGTCTGCAGGGCTTTTGTGTCCAGAATGACGTCGGTCCGGCCGTGCAGTCCCCTACAGCCCTGTCATTTCCCACAATAAGCTCACCCACCCTCGGGATCACCGCTGAAATGCCTTCTCCCATGAGTGGGAGCACCAGAGGGGAGGcagtaaagaaaaagaaggtaCTGCCCAGATCGTGGTTTCCTGAGCCCACACCAGCTGGGAGCCTCCCTACTGCCTGGAGCCCAAGAACAAACACCAGtttccagaaggagaaaagagaccaTGATTCCTCCTGCGACCAGAGCTTCTATTCCCACCCAGCCCAGCATCCCAGGAGCACAGGCATGCGTTGCTGCTGTTTTATCCTAATTTTAATTGTAATTATAATCATCATCATAACTgtaattgtggtaaaagtcactaTCTGA